Part of the uncultured Desulfobacter sp. genome, CTGCTGTGTCGGCTCAAGAATATCCATCATTCTTTTGTGCGTTCTAATTTCAAACTGCTCACGGGATTTTTTGTTCACATGAGGAGAACGCAACACAGTAAACTTGTTGATACGAGTCGGTAAGGGAACCGGCCCCACAATTCTGGCACCGGTTTTCCTTGCCGTATCAACAATATCTACTGAAGACTGATCAAGCAGCTTATGATCATAAGCTTTGAGCCTAATTCTAATTTTAGTCTTCAACATTGTTATTGTTCTTTCTTAATCTACTATTCTATAATTTCGCCGACAACACCGGCGCCAACGGTACGACCACCTTCACGGATTGCGAAGCGAAGCTCTTTTTCCATGGCAATGGGGTTAATCAACTCGACATTAATGGTTGCATTATCACCAGGCATAATCATTTCAACGCCCTCTTCCAAGCTCAGAACGCCAGTGATATCCGTGGTACGGAAAAAGAACTGGGGCCGATAACCTGAGAAGAACGGGGTATGACGACCACCTTCTTCTTTGCTCAGGGCATACATTTCAGCTTTAAACTTGGTATGCGGCGTAATGGTACCCGGCTTGCAAACAACCTGACCACGCTCAACCTGATCACGTTTCGTACCGCGAAGCAACAGCCCGACATTATCACCAGCCTGGCCTTCATCGAGAAGTTTTCTAAACATCTCAACACCGGTACACACTGTTTTTGTAGTATCTCTGATACCTACAATCTCAATCTCTTCGCCAGTCTTAATGATACCACGCTCAATACGACCGGTAACAACCGTACCACGACCAGAAATAGAGAACACGTCCTCAATGGGCATCAAGAAGGGTTTAGCTGTATCTCTTTCAGGCTCGGGAACATAGGAGTCAAGGGTATCAAGAAGCTCAAAAATAGGCTTGGCCTCTTCTGCCTCGAGATCATCGCACTCAAGCGCTTTAAGTGCAGAACCGCGGATAATTGGGGTCTCGTCGCCAGGGAACTCATAGGTGTCAAGAAGCTCTTGAAGCTCCATTTCAACCAACTCAATCAACTCTTCATCATCGACCATGTCGCATTTGTTCAGAAAAACAACGATTTTAGGCACACCAACCTGACGGGCAAGCAGAATGTGCTCACGGGTCTGGGGCATAGGGCCGTCATCGGCAGACACAACAAGAATAGCACCATCCATCTGGGCGGCGCCGGTGATCATATTTTTGATATAATCAGCATGGCCCGGGCAATCAACATGCGCGTAATGGCGAGCGTCGGTCTCGTACTCAACATGGGCAGTGGCGATTGTAATACCACGTTCTCTTTCTTCAGGGGCCTTATCAATTTCGTCAAAGGGAACATACTCACCGTTTCCCTTGAGACCGGCAAGCTTGGTAATCGCCGCAGTCAGAGTGGTTTTCCCATGATCGATATGACCGATTGTCCCGATGTTTACATGCGGTTTGTTCCGCTCAAATTTCTCCTTAGCCATCTTCTGTATTCCTCCTGTGGAATGTTTACAAAGATATTTTTAAAAACTCTACCACCTAAAATGCGCGAATGCCTTGTTAGCTTCTGCCATCCTATGTGTATCTTCTCTTTTCTTGATCGCCCCGCCACGCTCGTTGTAAGCGTCCATTAACTCAGCAGCAAGTTTATTCGCAAAACCTTTTTCAGAACGCCCCCTGCTGAAGTTAATAAGCCACCTGAAAGCCAAAGCCGTCTGGCGACCGGGTTTAATATCAGTCGGCACCTGGTAAGTCGACCCGCCGAT contains:
- the rpsJ gene encoding 30S ribosomal protein S10; protein product: MLKTKIRIRLKAYDHKLLDQSSVDIVDTARKTGARIVGPVPLPTRINKFTVLRSPHVNKKSREQFEIRTHKRMMDILEPTQQTVDALMKLDLSPGVDVEIKL
- the tuf gene encoding elongation factor Tu — encoded protein: MAKEKFERNKPHVNIGTIGHIDHGKTTLTAAITKLAGLKGNGEYVPFDEIDKAPEERERGITIATAHVEYETDARHYAHVDCPGHADYIKNMITGAAQMDGAILVVSADDGPMPQTREHILLARQVGVPKIVVFLNKCDMVDDEELIELVEMELQELLDTYEFPGDETPIIRGSALKALECDDLEAEEAKPIFELLDTLDSYVPEPERDTAKPFLMPIEDVFSISGRGTVVTGRIERGIIKTGEEIEIVGIRDTTKTVCTGVEMFRKLLDEGQAGDNVGLLLRGTKRDQVERGQVVCKPGTITPHTKFKAEMYALSKEEGGRHTPFFSGYRPQFFFRTTDITGVLSLEEGVEMIMPGDNATINVELINPIAMEKELRFAIREGGRTVGAGVVGEIIE
- the rpsG gene encoding 30S ribosomal protein S7, producing the protein MAEKLVFKESFMQDATHEEKLAAKFVNCVMKDGKKNAARNVVANALMIAEDKIGEPALAVFKKAIDNIRPSVEVKSRRIGGSTYQVPTDIKPGRQTALAFRWLINFSRGRSEKGFANKLAAELMDAYNERGGAIKKREDTHRMAEANKAFAHFRW